A single window of Selenomonas sputigena DNA harbors:
- a CDS encoding FkbM family methyltransferase, producing the protein MKLEKLYDLYEAGKVSKRLYWELARERLVPLLEVQKIIKKNPYCKSVEIREDGIVLKTQDIELFFDMEQNICRAETILIGTEGEEISLMSRFVPAGATIFDIGANVGRVSLGLAKAHEDSTIYAFEPVEDTFHGLEKNLRLNGEETHIKAYHMGFYSESGDLKFFVPAANEAASLRPVTDTYYFKDGDQGQGERKERLDEIICPVDTLDHFVAANGIARLDFIKCDTEGAEKMVFAGGARVFSELQPVVYTEMLRKHAARFDYHPNEIIEMFKGWGYNCYMSDGERLLPFENMDESTQETNFFFLHEEKHRELLKQYGS; encoded by the coding sequence ATGAAACTGGAAAAGCTCTATGATTTATACGAAGCGGGGAAGGTGTCAAAGCGCCTGTATTGGGAATTGGCGCGCGAGCGACTCGTGCCTTTGCTTGAGGTGCAGAAGATTATCAAGAAGAATCCTTATTGCAAAAGTGTCGAGATCCGAGAGGACGGCATCGTACTCAAGACACAGGACATCGAACTCTTCTTTGATATGGAACAGAATATTTGCCGGGCGGAAACCATTTTGATCGGCACGGAAGGCGAGGAGATTTCCCTTATGAGCCGCTTCGTTCCGGCGGGTGCGACGATCTTCGATATCGGCGCGAATGTTGGGCGCGTGAGTCTTGGCTTGGCGAAGGCGCATGAGGACTCGACGATTTACGCTTTCGAACCTGTGGAAGATACCTTCCATGGCTTGGAGAAGAATCTTCGACTGAATGGCGAAGAGACGCATATCAAGGCGTACCACATGGGGTTCTACAGCGAGAGCGGCGACCTGAAATTCTTTGTACCTGCGGCGAACGAGGCGGCATCTCTGCGTCCTGTTACCGATACGTACTATTTCAAAGACGGTGATCAGGGCCAGGGTGAGCGCAAGGAACGTCTGGATGAGATCATCTGCCCCGTCGATACGCTCGATCACTTCGTGGCAGCGAACGGTATTGCGCGTCTCGATTTCATCAAGTGCGATACCGAGGGCGCGGAGAAGATGGTCTTTGCAGGCGGCGCGCGTGTGTTCAGTGAACTGCAACCTGTTGTCTATACAGAGATGCTCAGAAAGCATGCGGCGCGTTTTGATTATCACCCGAACGAGATCATCGAGATGTTCAAAGGCTGGGGGTATAACTGCTATATGTCTGATGGCGAACGGCTGCTTCCTTTCGAGAATATGGATGAATCGACGCAGGAGACGAACTTTTTCTTCCTGCACGAGGAGAAGCATCGGGAGCTTTTGAAGCAGTATGGCAGCTGA